In Chitinophaga sp. HK235, a single window of DNA contains:
- a CDS encoding FkbM family methyltransferase, whose product MLGLGIRNSENERVSGERAFIRHLKKNGMLSSGVIFDIGANVGHYSEMLRRYQVQLPIYAFEPHPTSFRKLEVMAAKHDFIPVWMAAGDQEEDTVIYDYSGGGGSEHASMYREVIETLHDGVAEAVAVTQTTLDEFVMSRQIDEIALLKIDTEGHELPVLKGASSCIASGIVKVIQIEFNEMNVISRTFFKDIIDQLPGYDFYRLLPDGLQALGKYNPAHYEIFSFQNIVAIRATEPAAFPVQNVP is encoded by the coding sequence ATGTTAGGGTTGGGAATCAGAAATTCTGAAAATGAACGGGTATCCGGAGAGAGAGCGTTTATCCGTCATCTGAAGAAAAATGGCATGTTGTCATCCGGCGTAATTTTCGATATTGGAGCCAATGTGGGACACTACTCCGAAATGTTGCGCAGATACCAGGTACAGCTGCCGATCTATGCATTTGAGCCGCATCCGACTTCCTTCCGGAAACTGGAAGTAATGGCCGCTAAACATGATTTTATACCGGTGTGGATGGCTGCCGGGGATCAGGAGGAGGATACCGTGATATACGATTATTCCGGAGGGGGAGGATCAGAACATGCCAGTATGTACCGGGAAGTAATTGAAACCCTGCATGATGGCGTAGCGGAGGCTGTCGCCGTTACTCAAACTACGCTGGATGAATTTGTGATGTCCCGGCAGATTGATGAAATTGCCTTGCTGAAGATTGATACGGAAGGCCATGAACTGCCGGTATTAAAAGGGGCCAGCAGCTGTATCGCCAGCGGTATCGTGAAAGTGATACAGATTGAATTCAATGAGATGAATGTGATCTCCCGTACTTTTTTCAAAGATATTATTGACCAGTTGCCAGGATATGATTTTTACCGGTTGTTACCTGACGGTCTTCAGGCACTGGGTAAATACAATCCCGCGCACTATGAAATTTTTTCCTTCCAGAATATTGTTGCCATCAGGGCAACGGAGCCTGCAGCATTTCCCGTTCAAAACGTTCCATGA
- a CDS encoding cysteine hydrolase family protein, whose translation MNKRHGWWPVLALLSLLLSGSISANASHKKMNMEKKALIIIDVQNDYFKGGKMELFRPDAAADNIRRILEKCRKEGVPVIYIQHAADAAGGFLVANTTGAEIHPSVLPLPGEKIITKHYPNSFRETALLDYLKQIGVSNLIITGMMTHVCVDATTRAAKDLGFHCTVIADACATRALEVDHEKVSAADVQRALIGSLGFYYADIVNTQQYLMR comes from the coding sequence ATGAACAAACGTCATGGCTGGTGGCCCGTGCTGGCATTATTATCATTATTGCTAAGCGGCAGCATATCGGCGAATGCTTCTCACAAAAAAATGAATATGGAAAAAAAAGCACTCATCATCATTGATGTTCAGAATGATTATTTCAAAGGCGGAAAAATGGAGTTGTTCCGCCCCGATGCTGCAGCAGACAATATCAGACGGATACTGGAGAAATGCCGCAAAGAAGGTGTTCCCGTAATTTATATTCAACATGCTGCTGATGCTGCAGGTGGGTTCCTGGTAGCCAATACTACCGGCGCGGAAATACATCCATCAGTACTTCCCCTTCCTGGTGAAAAAATCATCACTAAACATTATCCGAACAGTTTCCGCGAAACAGCACTGCTGGACTATCTGAAACAGATCGGTGTGTCCAACCTGATTATCACCGGCATGATGACGCATGTGTGCGTGGATGCCACTACCAGGGCAGCCAAAGATCTGGGCTTTCATTGTACGGTGATCGCTGATGCCTGCGCCACCAGAGCGCTGGAAGTAGACCATGAAAAAGTATCTGCAGCCGATGTACAGCGGGCGCTGATCGGTTCACTGGGGTTTTATTATGCGGATATCGTTAATACACAACAATACCTGATGCGATAA
- a CDS encoding undecaprenyl-phosphate glucose phosphotransferase: protein MKTLVNVPLLLRQLIDCLVLTIAYLLAHQTVCLLQHVPHYPVNITVLCISIITWVATGLHLHLYEDFRSRPFSYEFMALIKTLLLHVCILTFTLFYFFKMFYSPRSFVGIYSGYIFISMMFSKILIKKLFLRIRMKGYNMKNILIIGAGETAVHFHNTIAANDHFGYQCIGFVDNEPNHTLNGKYLGPLSALGHILENHEIDDVVLAIPESSREETENIIVTSEKAAKRVKIIANCYKHCTSTVSMSLFGHFPVITIRSSPLDHTGNQQFKRLFDICFTLFMLITFSWLFALIAILIKITSRGPVIYKQERWGLKNKKLTLYKFRTMKMNSEYDSNGIFRPTLRNDPRVTLIGKFLRRTNLDELPQFFNVLKGDMSFVGPRPYVTPHHLELKRTIQHYMLRHLVKPGITGWAQVNGCRGEGDRIDQWQKRIYMDNWYIENYSFWLDCQIVFQTIVNMVKGDKNAY from the coding sequence ATGAAAACCCTTGTTAATGTGCCGTTATTGCTTAGGCAACTCATTGATTGCCTGGTGCTCACCATTGCCTATCTACTTGCACACCAGACCGTTTGCCTCCTCCAGCATGTGCCCCATTACCCCGTGAACATCACCGTGCTGTGTATCAGCATCATCACCTGGGTAGCTACTGGGCTTCACCTTCACCTGTATGAGGACTTCCGCTCCCGTCCATTCTCCTATGAATTTATGGCACTCATTAAAACACTGCTGCTGCATGTTTGTATCCTGACTTTTACCTTGTTTTATTTCTTTAAAATGTTCTACTCTCCGAGATCATTCGTCGGCATATATTCAGGTTACATCTTCATTAGTATGATGTTCTCCAAAATCCTGATCAAAAAGCTCTTCCTTCGGATCAGGATGAAAGGATATAACATGAAAAATATCCTGATCATAGGTGCCGGAGAAACCGCCGTACACTTTCACAATACCATTGCTGCCAACGACCACTTTGGCTATCAATGTATCGGTTTTGTAGACAATGAACCCAATCATACGCTCAACGGCAAATACCTGGGACCTCTTTCTGCACTGGGGCATATTCTGGAAAACCATGAGATAGATGATGTAGTACTGGCCATCCCTGAAAGCAGCCGGGAAGAAACAGAAAATATTATCGTCACCAGCGAAAAAGCCGCCAAACGCGTGAAGATCATTGCCAACTGTTATAAGCATTGTACTTCCACGGTGAGTATGAGCCTGTTTGGACACTTTCCCGTGATCACCATCCGCTCCTCTCCGCTGGATCACACAGGTAATCAGCAATTCAAGCGGTTGTTTGACATCTGTTTCACGCTGTTTATGCTCATCACCTTCTCCTGGCTGTTTGCGCTGATTGCCATTCTGATAAAAATTACCTCCCGCGGTCCTGTTATCTATAAGCAGGAAAGATGGGGACTGAAAAACAAAAAACTAACCTTATATAAGTTCAGGACTATGAAGATGAACAGTGAATACGACAGTAATGGCATATTCAGGCCCACCCTGCGCAATGATCCGCGGGTAACACTTATCGGCAAATTCCTGCGTCGTACGAACCTCGACGAGCTACCGCAGTTTTTTAATGTGCTGAAAGGTGACATGTCTTTTGTAGGCCCCCGACCCTATGTAACGCCGCATCACCTGGAGCTGAAAAGAACCATACAGCACTATATGCTGCGCCATCTGGTAAAACCAGGTATCACCGGTTGGGCACAGGTTAATGGCTGCCGGGGTGAAGGCGACCGTATAGACCAATGGCAGAAACGCATCTATATGGACAACTGGTACATTGAAAACTACAGCTTCTGGCTCGATTGCCAGATCGTATTCCAGACGATCGTCAATATGGTGAAAGGAGATAAAAATGCCTACTGA
- a CDS encoding NAD(P)/FAD-dependent oxidoreductase, with product MKNNNHFDVIIVGGSYSGLAAGMALGRALKQVLIIDSGKPCNQQTPHSHNFLTHDGNTPAEIATLARNQVQQYDTVQFFNGLAIKGVKTETGFEIAVTTGETFQTKKLIFATGIHDIMPGLQGFEACWGISVLHCPYCHGYEVRHQKTGIYGNGDSAFELAAMLYNWTKDLTLFTNGPSTLTADQIQKLEQHQIKVVEKTIVQLEHRDGYLQHILFSDGSSIPLKVLYARPAFEQHCPIPQALGCALTEEGYIQTDISHETTIRGVFACGDNTSRMRTVANAVAMGTTAGIMASKQIISEEF from the coding sequence ATGAAAAACAATAATCATTTCGACGTCATCATCGTTGGCGGTAGTTACTCCGGGCTAGCCGCCGGCATGGCCCTGGGCAGAGCATTGAAACAGGTATTGATCATCGACAGTGGAAAACCCTGTAACCAGCAGACACCGCATTCCCATAATTTCCTCACCCATGATGGCAACACCCCTGCTGAAATTGCCACACTCGCCAGAAACCAGGTGCAACAATACGATACCGTTCAGTTTTTTAACGGGCTCGCTATAAAGGGCGTAAAAACTGAAACAGGTTTTGAAATAGCAGTAACGACCGGTGAAACCTTTCAGACAAAGAAATTGATTTTCGCCACCGGCATTCATGATATCATGCCCGGCCTGCAAGGTTTTGAAGCATGCTGGGGAATTTCTGTACTACATTGCCCATACTGCCATGGTTATGAAGTAAGGCATCAAAAAACCGGCATCTACGGCAACGGAGACAGCGCCTTTGAACTGGCCGCCATGCTGTACAACTGGACCAAAGATTTAACATTATTCACCAACGGTCCCTCCACATTGACTGCAGACCAAATCCAAAAACTGGAACAACACCAGATCAAAGTGGTAGAAAAAACAATAGTGCAACTGGAGCACCGTGATGGTTATCTTCAGCATATCCTTTTCAGCGATGGTAGCAGTATTCCTCTCAAGGTACTCTATGCGCGTCCTGCCTTTGAGCAACACTGCCCTATTCCTCAGGCACTTGGATGTGCCCTTACAGAAGAAGGCTATATACAAACGGATATATCTCACGAAACCACCATCCGTGGCGTATTTGCCTGCGGCGACAATACCTCGCGCATGCGTACCGTTGCCAATGCAGTAGCAATGGGCACCACTGCCGGCATCATGGCCAGCAAACAAATCATCTCAGAAGAATTTTAA
- a CDS encoding metalloregulator ArsR/SmtB family transcription factor: MMNKQDFKQKVYSELAKVTKALGNPHRMEIIDLLAQGPFTVEQIANYTGLSIANTSQHLQTLKHAKLVTVARDGNFIRYSLAGSNVYDAWVHLRELGMSYNAEVEKIVKDFRAGYDDLKAVEADELLGLLEKNKVILLDVRPEEEYNRGHIHKALSMPVDQLGEHLKKLPKGKTIVAYCRGPFCVYADEAVKLLQKQGYKAQRMLEGFPDWQAKGYPIVSQEKSG, from the coding sequence ATGATGAATAAACAAGACTTTAAACAGAAGGTATACAGTGAACTGGCCAAAGTGACAAAAGCCTTAGGCAATCCTCATCGCATGGAAATCATAGATCTGTTGGCCCAGGGGCCTTTTACGGTTGAGCAGATCGCTAATTATACCGGCTTATCCATCGCCAACACTTCACAGCATCTGCAAACGTTAAAGCATGCCAAACTGGTAACGGTTGCCAGGGATGGCAATTTTATCCGATACTCCCTTGCGGGCAGCAATGTTTATGACGCCTGGGTACATTTAAGGGAACTGGGGATGTCTTATAACGCAGAGGTAGAAAAAATCGTAAAGGATTTCAGAGCCGGATATGACGATCTGAAAGCCGTGGAGGCCGATGAGCTATTGGGCCTTCTCGAAAAAAACAAAGTCATTTTACTGGATGTAAGACCGGAAGAAGAATACAACCGCGGGCATATCCATAAAGCGCTGTCTATGCCGGTGGATCAACTCGGTGAACATCTAAAAAAATTACCCAAGGGAAAAACAATTGTTGCCTATTGCAGGGGACCATTTTGCGTTTATGCGGATGAAGCAGTCAAACTGCTACAGAAGCAAGGCTACAAGGCACAAAGGATGCTGGAAGGTTTTCCCGACTGGCAGGCTAAAGGTTATCCTATCGTTAGCCAGGAGAAGTCCGGCTAA
- a CDS encoding DoxX family membrane protein: MRSYQDLAALLLRLALGAGFLSAVASRLSLWGKYSSGWSNFLQYTAQVNTFAPKSLIPAIAVTSTILETLLGLLLLLGYQTITAAFAAMILTLLFAAAMTYSSGIKEPLDYSVFAFSAGAFLLSTLPAHRWSLDQYLK, from the coding sequence ATGAGATCCTATCAAGACTTAGCAGCGCTCTTACTACGGCTGGCACTGGGCGCAGGCTTTTTATCAGCAGTAGCCAGCAGATTAAGCTTATGGGGGAAATATTCTTCCGGCTGGAGTAACTTTCTGCAGTACACCGCACAGGTCAATACATTTGCCCCAAAAAGCCTAATCCCCGCAATAGCGGTAACCAGTACTATCCTGGAAACCCTGCTGGGGCTCTTATTACTGCTGGGGTACCAGACGATCACAGCCGCCTTTGCCGCCATGATACTTACCCTGCTGTTTGCCGCAGCCATGACTTATTCTTCCGGTATTAAAGAACCACTGGACTATTCCGTGTTTGCCTTCAGTGCAGGCGCCTTCCTCCTGTCCACCTTGCCTGCGCACCGGTGGAGCCTAGACCAGTATTTAAAATAA
- a CDS encoding Crp/Fnr family transcriptional regulator, with product MYHKKEYLHREGSTCSQLVFITSGCVKSYLLDTKGNEHILTIAIADWWVADYKSLVFDTPSELFIEAVEPTQVLLLSKNKREELFKKIPRFEHYFRILTERAFAVSQQRITDILSLPAVERYEKFLQRYSRIADAFSQQQIASFIGVTPAFFSRMLKSRRK from the coding sequence CTGTACCATAAAAAGGAATACCTGCATCGGGAAGGCAGCACCTGCAGCCAGTTGGTTTTCATCACCAGCGGATGTGTCAAGAGTTACCTGCTAGATACAAAAGGCAATGAACATATTTTAACCATCGCGATTGCTGACTGGTGGGTGGCAGACTATAAGAGCCTCGTTTTCGATACACCTTCCGAACTGTTTATAGAAGCAGTGGAGCCAACACAGGTCCTGTTACTCTCTAAAAACAAACGGGAAGAACTGTTTAAAAAAATACCCCGCTTCGAACACTATTTCAGAATCCTTACGGAGCGTGCATTTGCAGTTAGTCAGCAGCGCATTACAGATATCTTAAGTCTTCCTGCAGTGGAGCGGTATGAAAAATTCCTCCAGCGTTACTCCCGGATTGCAGATGCCTTTTCCCAGCAACAAATTGCTTCCTTCATTGGTGTAACACCCGCCTTCTTCAGTCGCATGCTCAAATCCCGGCGTAAATAA
- a CDS encoding cupin domain-containing protein, translating into MNTDIQHYITKSNHTEWQPLIEKGIHYKGIFVKSLRYDEAAGRSKTILLQFEPGAHYPYHNHPAGEEIFVLQGEAIVEQTTLHAGDYLYTPPGFKHSVTSHTGCTLLFVVPEEVEIL; encoded by the coding sequence ATGAACACAGATATCCAACACTACATTACCAAAAGCAACCACACCGAATGGCAACCACTCATCGAGAAAGGTATTCATTACAAAGGCATTTTTGTTAAATCGCTCCGTTATGATGAAGCCGCCGGTCGTTCCAAAACCATACTGCTGCAGTTTGAGCCGGGAGCCCACTATCCATATCACAACCATCCTGCAGGAGAAGAGATTTTTGTGCTGCAGGGTGAGGCCATCGTGGAACAAACCACCCTGCATGCCGGTGATTATCTGTATACGCCACCGGGATTCAAACATTCCGTTACCAGCCATACCGGCTGCACCCTGTTATTCGTAGTGCCTGAAGAGGTAGAAATTCTCTGA
- a CDS encoding WcaI family glycosyltransferase, giving the protein MKTPAKRILMITSNYAPEPNGIGKYNGELIHWLAARGYDCTVLTTYPYYPEWKISQVYRRNQYFFSTENIAAEHKPIKVYRCPHYVPAQPSGKKRVLQDFSFSLAASGKMLQLLLQRRFDFVITIAPSFHLGLLAASYKKLRPTRFIYHIQDMQIEAARNLGMLRSPWLLQQLFRLENFILRQADIISSISPQMVSNIAAKASRDVQLFPNWVDVNRFFPLKDRPALKEQFGFPPNSKVILYSGALGEKQGLETVLEAARQLQYQPFLRFVICGDGPYRQQLEAIAASWQLQNLSFLPLQPASHFNHFLNMADLHLVIQKGQASDLVMPSKLTTILAVGGVPIVTANEGSGLYELINHHQVGIAVKADDATALSHTIMKALKEQTSHISENARKYAIEQLAIDHIMERFEREMLQAPLP; this is encoded by the coding sequence ATGAAAACGCCTGCCAAACGTATCCTCATGATCACCTCCAACTACGCACCGGAGCCCAATGGCATCGGCAAGTATAACGGAGAGCTGATCCACTGGCTCGCAGCCAGAGGATATGACTGTACAGTACTGACCACTTATCCTTATTATCCCGAATGGAAGATTAGTCAGGTATACCGTCGTAATCAATATTTTTTTTCAACGGAAAACATAGCAGCAGAACATAAGCCTATCAAGGTTTACCGCTGTCCGCATTATGTGCCGGCACAGCCATCGGGTAAGAAGCGGGTATTGCAGGACTTCTCCTTCAGCCTTGCGGCCTCCGGCAAAATGCTGCAGCTGCTGCTGCAACGGCGGTTTGATTTTGTGATCACGATTGCTCCTTCTTTTCACCTGGGCCTGCTGGCCGCCAGTTATAAAAAGCTACGTCCTACCCGCTTCATTTATCATATTCAGGACATGCAGATAGAAGCAGCCCGTAATCTGGGCATGCTGCGTTCTCCCTGGCTGTTGCAACAGCTGTTCCGGCTTGAAAATTTTATCCTCCGGCAGGCTGATATTATCTCCAGTATTTCCCCGCAGATGGTCAGCAATATTGCCGCCAAAGCGTCCAGAGATGTTCAGCTATTTCCCAACTGGGTAGACGTAAACCGCTTTTTCCCGCTGAAAGACCGCCCTGCACTCAAGGAACAATTTGGCTTTCCACCCAACAGTAAAGTGATATTGTATTCGGGAGCACTTGGAGAAAAACAGGGACTGGAAACGGTACTGGAAGCAGCCCGGCAACTACAGTACCAACCGTTTCTCCGCTTTGTGATTTGTGGGGACGGGCCTTACCGTCAGCAGCTGGAAGCGATCGCCGCATCCTGGCAATTACAGAATCTCAGTTTTCTGCCGCTACAGCCGGCCTCTCATTTTAACCACTTTCTGAATATGGCCGACCTTCATCTGGTCATCCAGAAAGGACAGGCCAGTGATCTGGTGATGCCATCCAAACTCACCACCATCCTGGCGGTAGGCGGTGTACCGATTGTGACCGCCAATGAAGGTTCGGGGTTATATGAACTGATCAACCATCACCAGGTAGGAATTGCGGTGAAGGCAGATGATGCAACTGCATTAAGTCATACGATCATGAAAGCACTAAAAGAGCAGACATCACATATTTCAGAGAATGCCCGTAAATATGCAATAGAGCAACTAGCCATCGATCATATCATGGAACGTTTTGAACGGGAAATGCTGCAGGCTCCGTTGCCCTGA
- a CDS encoding MFS transporter, with translation MEIKLGLKENWQQFSLLVLLNMLVGGMVGLERTVVPLVGTEEFKIGSDIVVFSFIIAFGVVKAFTNLVSGVLADKYTRKKVLILGWLFGLPVPFLLAWGPGWNWILLANVLLGISQGLAWSMTVNMKIDLVGPKKRGLAMGLNEAAGYGAVGLTALLTGYLASAYGLRPQPFYIGIAYTIIGLLLSVLVIRDTRKYAQLESKQVNTTAVPKPGLAWVFKETSLKNRNLFAVSQAGLVNNLNDGMSWGVFPLLFISAGVGLEGVGWIKAIYPVVWGVGQVVTGPLTDRLGRKPLIVWGMFVQVLGHVVIGFKFFEPLTDGLVGSVLLGLGTAMVYPALLAAVSDTAHPAWRASSLGVYRFWRDIGYAAGALMAGVVAGLFGLIWAVHIAGLLTLLSGLVVLFRMKETIHSKSEKAEHNTTTAETILS, from the coding sequence TTGGAAATTAAACTGGGCTTAAAGGAAAACTGGCAGCAATTTTCGCTGCTGGTGCTGCTGAATATGCTGGTAGGGGGGATGGTTGGCCTTGAAAGGACAGTGGTACCCTTAGTGGGCACGGAAGAATTTAAAATAGGTTCCGATATTGTTGTCTTCTCTTTTATCATCGCATTCGGTGTTGTGAAGGCCTTTACCAACCTGGTTTCGGGCGTACTAGCCGATAAATATACCCGGAAGAAAGTACTGATATTGGGATGGCTCTTCGGTTTGCCGGTTCCTTTCCTGTTGGCCTGGGGACCAGGCTGGAACTGGATTCTGCTGGCCAATGTTCTCCTGGGTATCAGTCAGGGCCTGGCCTGGTCCATGACGGTGAATATGAAGATAGACCTGGTGGGACCGAAGAAACGCGGTTTAGCCATGGGCCTGAACGAGGCCGCAGGATACGGAGCGGTGGGCTTAACAGCCTTACTGACAGGATACCTCGCATCGGCGTATGGATTAAGGCCACAACCTTTTTATATCGGGATCGCCTATACGATAATCGGACTGTTGCTTTCTGTGCTGGTCATCAGAGATACCCGCAAATATGCACAGCTGGAATCAAAACAGGTGAATACAACAGCGGTCCCAAAACCTGGATTAGCCTGGGTTTTCAAAGAAACATCGCTGAAGAATAGAAACCTTTTTGCTGTCTCTCAGGCAGGGCTGGTCAACAATCTCAATGATGGTATGTCCTGGGGTGTGTTCCCGTTATTGTTTATTTCAGCAGGAGTAGGACTGGAAGGTGTTGGTTGGATAAAAGCCATATACCCGGTGGTATGGGGCGTGGGTCAGGTGGTGACAGGCCCGCTGACAGACCGTTTGGGACGAAAGCCTCTGATCGTTTGGGGAATGTTTGTCCAGGTACTGGGGCATGTGGTAATAGGATTTAAGTTTTTTGAACCGTTAACAGACGGCCTGGTAGGCTCTGTTTTACTGGGATTGGGGACAGCCATGGTATATCCGGCTTTACTGGCAGCTGTCAGTGATACGGCACATCCTGCCTGGAGAGCTTCTTCCCTGGGAGTATACCGGTTCTGGAGAGATATCGGTTATGCAGCAGGTGCATTGATGGCAGGTGTTGTGGCTGGTTTATTCGGGCTGATATGGGCCGTACATATTGCCGGGCTCCTGACTCTATTGTCCGGTTTGGTTGTTTTGTTCCGGATGAAAGAAACTATTCATAGCAAGTCAGAGAAGGCGGAACATAACACAACAACAGCAGAAACAATCTTGTCATAA
- a CDS encoding AraC family transcriptional regulator, whose amino-acid sequence MIDIKDLDQPLPDQPRRIMKYVLVYCSSGKIDVSVDHTAFTLRPGDVITITSGQIHHIRKTPKAKGFILEFTLDFFCKDDRDIELIFHNGLFCHFAMNEVIPVDKTIIETQLGLIMEELQQQPYQHLISIHSRITLILVAINRAKVQRGDEIWKPEALFLRFLEAVRDNFEQNYTLKQFASLLGTTEAKLNEQSRLHAGKTAQNVIYGLVTSEAKRLLTYGDLSVKEIAFKLGFNDPFYFSKFFKKQAQLSPKQFKEQYSL is encoded by the coding sequence ATGATTGACATAAAAGACCTGGACCAGCCACTCCCCGATCAACCGAGGCGCATCATGAAATACGTGCTGGTATACTGTTCTTCCGGCAAAATCGACGTATCTGTGGACCATACTGCCTTTACCCTCCGGCCAGGCGATGTGATCACCATTACTTCCGGCCAGATACATCATATCCGAAAAACACCCAAAGCAAAAGGGTTTATACTGGAGTTTACCCTCGATTTCTTTTGTAAGGATGACAGGGACATAGAGCTGATTTTCCACAACGGCCTTTTTTGTCACTTTGCCATGAATGAAGTGATACCGGTAGACAAAACGATCATAGAAACGCAGCTGGGGCTTATTATGGAAGAGTTACAGCAACAGCCTTATCAGCACCTGATCTCCATACATAGCCGGATAACGCTGATACTGGTAGCCATCAACAGGGCCAAGGTGCAGCGGGGTGATGAAATATGGAAACCGGAAGCCTTGTTCCTCCGGTTCCTGGAAGCAGTGCGTGACAACTTTGAACAAAACTATACCCTGAAACAATTCGCCTCATTGCTGGGCACAACAGAAGCCAAACTCAATGAGCAGTCCAGGTTACATGCCGGTAAAACAGCGCAGAACGTCATCTACGGGCTGGTCACCTCCGAAGCCAAAAGGCTGCTGACCTACGGAGACCTCTCCGTAAAAGAAATTGCCTTCAAACTGGGATTCAACGATCCTTTCTATTTCTCCAAATTCTTCAAAAAACAAGCGCAGCTCTCTCCCAAACAATTTAAAGAACAGTACTCCCTGTAA
- a CDS encoding short chain dehydrogenase — MKIIIVGASGTMGKHLISAFEKDHEIIKVNTTGGDIPTDITSTASIENMYKKAGPFDALICTAGPTYVGPWKNMKDAEFRKGIDGKLMGQINLVLIGQYYIKPKGSFTLISGALTSDPQLNFANASAANGAVEAFVRAAAIELDNGIRINAVSPSVIENSPQYFSFFPGEIPVTMRQLEYGFRKSVFGANTGQIIKP; from the coding sequence ATGAAAATAATTATCGTTGGTGCATCCGGTACCATGGGAAAACACCTGATCAGTGCATTTGAAAAAGATCATGAAATAATAAAAGTCAATACCACCGGTGGCGATATTCCCACAGACATCACTTCCACCGCTTCCATCGAAAACATGTACAAGAAGGCAGGTCCTTTTGACGCATTGATCTGTACGGCCGGCCCCACCTATGTTGGCCCCTGGAAAAACATGAAGGATGCTGAATTCAGAAAAGGTATCGATGGGAAACTGATGGGACAGATCAACCTGGTCCTTATCGGTCAGTACTATATCAAACCTAAGGGCTCCTTTACCTTGATTTCAGGAGCTTTGACCAGCGATCCACAATTAAACTTCGCCAACGCCTCTGCCGCAAACGGTGCCGTGGAAGCCTTTGTACGGGCTGCCGCCATTGAACTGGACAACGGAATCCGTATTAATGCCGTCAGTCCCTCTGTGATTGAAAATTCACCTCAGTATTTTTCCTTCTTTCCGGGTGAGATACCGGTAACAATGCGACAGCTGGAATATGGTTTCCGCAAAAGTGTATTCGGGGCCAATACAGGACAGATCATAAAACCATAA
- a CDS encoding AraC family transcriptional regulator, whose protein sequence is MKEIPVRHIAQSTKETGSSGSFLIRDLSPLLSTADRNWPLHRHSFFYMLVLEKGAGEHVIDFTPYPVSDHSVYWIRPGQVHQLALKKGCSGYLIEFSHDFYSSMEKPASQILRKVSSKHFCAVHLDEFNSLYATLTEIFKEYCDKKERYLEVIRANLEILFIKLLRQSRNPKDLSSSNEYMQERLETFRELITQHVTAHKEVAYYAKALHLTTYQLNAITKATLNQTSSEVISSHIVLEAKRLLLATSEQINQIAWQLGYEDFSYFIRFFKKQTGYSPEAFRHKFR, encoded by the coding sequence ATGAAAGAAATCCCGGTAAGACATATCGCCCAATCAACCAAGGAGACTGGTTCTTCCGGCAGTTTCCTGATACGTGACCTCAGCCCTTTATTATCCACAGCAGACAGGAACTGGCCTCTTCACCGGCACAGCTTTTTTTATATGCTGGTACTGGAAAAAGGCGCCGGCGAACATGTGATAGATTTCACACCTTATCCGGTTAGTGACCACAGCGTTTATTGGATACGACCCGGACAGGTACATCAGCTGGCACTAAAAAAAGGATGCTCAGGCTATCTGATAGAATTCAGTCATGACTTTTATTCATCAATGGAAAAGCCCGCCAGCCAGATCTTAAGAAAGGTCAGCAGCAAACATTTTTGTGCAGTACACCTCGATGAATTCAACAGTTTATATGCTACCCTGACGGAAATTTTTAAGGAGTATTGTGATAAGAAAGAAAGGTATCTGGAAGTTATCCGGGCAAACCTGGAAATACTCTTCATCAAACTGCTGCGACAAAGCCGGAACCCCAAAGACCTTTCCAGCAGCAACGAATATATGCAGGAGCGCCTGGAAACGTTTCGGGAGCTGATCACACAACATGTTACTGCGCATAAGGAAGTAGCGTATTACGCAAAGGCGCTGCACCTGACCACCTACCAGCTCAATGCCATTACCAAAGCCACTTTGAATCAAACCAGTTCGGAAGTTATCAGCAGTCACATCGTACTGGAAGCCAAACGCCTGCTACTGGCCACTTCCGAGCAGATCAACCAGATCGCCTGGCAGCTGGGCTATGAAGATTTTTCTTATTTTATCCGCTTCTTTAAAAAACAAACAGGGTATTCTCCCGAAGCATTCAGGCACAAGTTCAGATAA